The following are encoded together in the Echeneis naucrates chromosome 9, fEcheNa1.1, whole genome shotgun sequence genome:
- the mblac2 gene encoding acyl-coenzyme A thioesterase MBLAC2, producing MSAADWYAHKSLGDGLFWIQERFYQSENRANIWLLRGSHQDVVIDTGLGLRSLPDYIDAKGLLGEDPQRKNPLLAIATHAHFDHSGGLHQFQQVGVHSAEVDALANGDNFETVTWLSDREIAEAPSPGWRARHYKVKAVQPTHILQEGDVINLGDRQLTVLHMPGHSRGSICLHDHDNKLLFSGDVVYDGSMIDWLPYSRVSDYVSSCERLVGLVDSEQVDQVLPGHYNTFGAKRLHRIASTYISRAETCPAKFSTFAWSTLAGVVLRASNPRSAC from the exons ATGTCTGCAGCGGACTGGTACGCTCACAAATCGCTCGGAGACGGACTCTTCTGGATCCAGGAGCGATTCTACCAGTCGGAGAACCGGGCCAACATCTGGCTGCTCCGCGGCTCGCACCAGGACGTGGTCATAGACACGGGTCTGGGCTTGAGGAGCTTACCTGACTACATCGACGCCAAGGGGCTGCTGGGCGAAGACCCGCAGAGGAAGAACCCGCTGCTGGCCATCGCCACGCACGCCCACTTCGACCACTCGGGCGGTCTGCATCAGTTCCAACAGGTGGGCGTCCACAGCGCCGAGGTCGATGCCCTGGCCAACGGAGACAACTTTGAGACGGTCACCTGGCTCAGCGACAGGGAGATCGCCGAGGCTCCCAGCCCGGGATGGAGGGCGAGGCACTACAAAGTCAAGGCTGTGCAGCCGACACACATCCTGCAGGAGG GCGATGTCATCAACCTGGGTGACAGGCAGCTGACGGTGCTGCACATGCCCGGTCACTCTCGGGGGAGCATCTGCCTCCACGACCATGACAATAAGTTGCTCTTCAGTGGAGATGTCGTGTATGATGGTTCCATGATTGACTGGCTGCCCTACAGCCGTGTCAGTGACTACGTCAGCAGCTGTGAGCGTCTGGTCGGGCTGGTTGACAGCGAACAG GTTGACCAAGTCCTCCCAGGACACTACAACACCTTTGGTGCAAAGCGGCTCCATCGGATTGCGTCCACATATATCAGCAGAGCTGAAACGTGCCCTGCAAAGTTCTCCACATTTGCCTGGAGTACTCTGGCCGGCGTGGTTCTGCGGGCGTCCAACCCACGTAGTGCCTGTTAA